A stretch of the Carcharodon carcharias isolate sCarCar2 chromosome 28, sCarCar2.pri, whole genome shotgun sequence genome encodes the following:
- the si:ch211-248a14.8 gene encoding solute carrier family 35 member D3 produces the protein MHVNHSSNSTPPRRPVGSFSQMAGVGSGWCNPHSGWDGSGNPCLLALPVVEAAAPWIGSDLPENSRRRIKDGVGGERMEAAVPAEGTGGRCRLPASWALYMLCSGFSEFFSGVFINQYRFNFPAFIALCQALLTIVVLQLLRQAGLLKIQPYLLESGEIFLLPSICSGFHSILTLWAVTSSNSIVFTFIQRFTPLATLVFLETFNLKKRISFSNAFLVLLVTSCSIFAGLQIFNDEVVVYIYGLLNLLFKSTYLPLIQKICEDHKKSVVDVYYTCTINSCPLLLVYCLLHPDTPQIFPSGSWSSLIFLGFFCLVLLLGSLLNFLVFLCTLLSSALTMNMVEVAKTNILMLRNIVTHEWTFSLPLLTSLLISISGAGIYVYKNSRQINTGTRKCATEMTI, from the exons atgcatgtaaaccACAGCAGCAACTCCACTCCTCCGCGGAGGCCGGTTGGTTCATTCAGCCAGATGGCCGGTGTTGGATCAGGTTGGTGcaatccccattctggctgggaTGGATCCGGGAACCCCTGCCTCCTTGCTCTACCTGTGGTGGAGGCTGCAGCACCGTGGATCGGATCGGACCTGCCAGAGAACTCAAGGAGAAGAATCAAGGATGGTGTCGGCGGAGAAAG GATGGAAGCCGCAGTTCCTGCGGAGGGGACGGGCGGCAGGTGCCGGCTGCCAGCCTCCTGGGCTCTCTACATGCTCTGCTCCGGCTTCTCCGAGTTCTTCAGCGGCGTCTTCATCAACCAGTACCGCTTCAACTTCCCCGCTTTCATCGCCCTGTGCCAG GCTCTGCTGACCATTGTGGTGCTGCAATTATTGAGACAAGCCGGACTGTTGAAGATCCAACCATATTTACTGGAGAGTGGAGAGATTTTCCTGCTCCCTTCCATTTGCTCTGGTTTTCATTCAATCCTAACTCTGTGGGCTGTGACCAGCTCCAATTCCATAGTCTTCACATTCATCCAACGGTTTACACCCCTGGCCACCTTGGTATTCTTGGAAACATTTAACTTGAAAAAGAGAATCTCCTTCAGCAATGCTTTTTTGGTGCTGCTGGTCACTTCGTGCTCCATTTTTGCAG GGCTTCAGATTTTCAATGATGAAGTTGTTGTGTATATATATGGACTGTTAAACCTCCTCTTCAAGAGCACTTACCTCCCTTTGATCCAGAAGATTTGTGAAGATCACAAGAAGTCAGTGGTGGATGTCTATTACACCTGCACCATTAATAGCTGTCCACTGCTGTTGGTGTACTGCCTTCTCCATCCAGATACTCCTCAGATCTTCCCTTCAGGCAGCTGGTCCAGTCTGATCTTTTTGGGCTTTTTTTGCTTGGTGTTGCTCCTGGGGTCTTTGCTGAATTTCCTGGTTTTCCTGTGCACCTTGCTGAGCTCAGCACTGACAATGAACATGGTTGAGGTCGCAAAGACAAACATACTGATGCTGAGGAATATTGTTACACATGAATGGACTTTCTCACTCCCGCTTCTCACCAGTCTTCTCATCAGTATCAGTGGAGCAGGCATCTATGTGTACAAAAATTCTAGACAGATAAATACAGGAACAAGGAAATGTGCAACGGAAATGACCATTTGA